In a genomic window of Leptospira brenneri:
- a CDS encoding calcium-binding protein — MKKILILLAGLTFFVSVSVFAHDHEGHGKKGRGGDHFKKMDIDGDNKVSKEEWQKFHDGIFTELDKDADGSVTSEEIKAFHKEKHEEKKETMKEKVKESKKKKEDKKTKPSE, encoded by the coding sequence ATGAAAAAAATTTTAATCTTACTTGCCGGTCTTACGTTTTTCGTATCGGTTTCTGTTTTTGCACACGACCATGAAGGTCATGGAAAAAAGGGAAGAGGTGGTGACCATTTCAAAAAGATGGACATTGATGGGGATAATAAAGTTTCTAAAGAAGAATGGCAAAAATTCCATGATGGGATTTTCACCGAACTGGATAAAGACGCTGATGGTTCTGTAACTTCAGAAGAAATCAAGGCTTTTCATAAAGAAAAACACGAAGAGAAAAAAGAAACAATGAAGGAAAAAGTCAAAGAATCCAAAAAGAAAAAGGAAGATAAAAAGACTAAACCATCCGAATAA
- the trhA gene encoding PAQR family membrane homeostasis protein TrhA yields MDNNLMKAKKSNSQSQKKSALSKKQSKKKITVAKEKKSSPVLSRNLTFPLESKTNHSVAELIDTIHEYSIGHEVANAVTHGIGGGLSIAGLSLLLTMSVLYGNVWHIVSSAIYGATLIILYLASTLYHGIYHTATKRIFKVIDHASIYLLIAGTYTPFTLVSLREHSEWGWTLFLVIWVLAFIGVLLLLLFPGKYSGARVVVYILMGWLAIFVVKDIRTAIGMSGISWLVAGGLSYTVGVIFYLWDSLPFNHAIWHLFVLSGSLCHFFAILFYVLPPIPK; encoded by the coding sequence ATGGATAATAATCTCATGAAAGCGAAAAAATCGAATTCCCAATCACAAAAAAAATCCGCTCTAAGTAAAAAACAATCAAAGAAAAAAATAACTGTAGCGAAGGAAAAGAAATCCTCTCCTGTTCTTTCCAGGAACCTTACGTTTCCCTTAGAATCAAAAACAAACCATTCCGTTGCAGAATTAATTGATACCATTCATGAATATTCAATTGGCCATGAGGTTGCCAACGCAGTCACCCATGGGATTGGAGGAGGATTAAGCATCGCAGGACTTTCTCTTTTACTCACAATGTCGGTGCTTTACGGGAATGTTTGGCATATTGTGAGTTCCGCCATTTATGGGGCGACTCTTATCATTCTTTATCTTGCTTCCACCCTTTATCATGGGATTTATCATACCGCTACAAAACGTATTTTTAAGGTAATTGACCATGCTTCTATTTATTTATTAATTGCTGGGACATATACTCCATTTACTCTTGTTAGTTTACGGGAACATTCGGAGTGGGGATGGACTTTGTTTCTTGTGATTTGGGTCCTTGCTTTTATTGGAGTTCTGCTATTATTACTATTTCCAGGAAAATATAGTGGGGCACGTGTAGTAGTTTATATCCTTATGGGTTGGCTTGCTATTTTTGTTGTGAAGGATATTCGAACCGCAATTGGGATGAGTGGAATTTCTTGGCTTGTCGCAGGTGGGCTTAGTTACACCGTTGGTGTTATTTTTTATCTTTGGGATAGTTTGCCATTCAACCATGCTATCTGGCATTTATTTGTTTTATCTGGTAGCCTTTGTCATTTTTTTGCCATTCTGTTTTACGTTCTTCCTCCTATCCCGAAATAA
- a CDS encoding NAD(P)-dependent alcohol dehydrogenase yields the protein MKVITCRKYGAPEVLQLEDWATPNPKKNEVKIKIYNTSVNSADWRIRKPDPQVARLFFGLTKLKYPILGGSFSGVVETVGEGVTKFKVGDRVFGSTGIKMGAYAEFICLPESAVMTILPKEISFSEGATLPFGSLTAIDFLHKCKIKKGQSIIIYGASSSVGTATIQLAKNFGVNVTAVCSKSNFKLVQSLGADFVMDYEEFHSESHQKTYDIVFECVGKSTLNSNLRLLSKDGVLVLVGALFGQMFHALWISFTKGIQIKFGPITETLENLEFLSDLSKKKKFKVVIDRSYPLEAMPEAHRYVEAGHKKGNVVIDIFK from the coding sequence TTGAAAGTCATCACTTGCAGAAAATACGGAGCCCCTGAAGTACTCCAACTAGAAGATTGGGCGACCCCTAACCCAAAAAAGAATGAAGTTAAAATCAAAATTTATAATACCTCTGTCAATTCTGCAGATTGGCGAATCCGCAAACCAGATCCTCAAGTGGCTCGTTTGTTTTTTGGACTGACCAAACTCAAGTATCCCATATTAGGTGGGTCGTTTTCTGGTGTGGTCGAAACAGTAGGAGAAGGGGTCACAAAATTCAAAGTGGGTGACCGAGTTTTTGGTTCCACTGGAATCAAAATGGGAGCCTATGCCGAATTCATTTGTCTACCAGAATCAGCCGTAATGACAATTCTTCCTAAAGAAATTTCCTTTTCCGAAGGAGCCACTTTACCATTTGGTAGTTTGACCGCTATTGACTTCCTTCATAAATGTAAGATAAAAAAAGGACAATCAATCATCATTTATGGAGCTTCTAGTTCCGTGGGAACAGCAACCATCCAATTGGCTAAAAATTTTGGAGTGAATGTAACGGCTGTTTGCAGTAAAAGTAATTTTAAACTTGTTCAATCACTGGGTGCTGATTTTGTCATGGACTATGAAGAATTCCATTCCGAGTCTCATCAAAAAACTTATGACATTGTATTTGAATGTGTGGGTAAATCTACCTTAAATTCCAATTTAAGACTTCTTTCAAAAGATGGGGTTTTGGTTCTTGTGGGAGCTTTGTTTGGCCAAATGTTTCATGCTCTTTGGATTTCCTTCACAAAAGGCATTCAGATTAAATTTGGACCCATCACAGAAACATTGGAAAACTTAGAATTTTTATCAGACTTATCCAAAAAGAAAAAATTCAAGGTAGTGATCGATAGATCCTATCCTCTCGAAGCCATGCCAGAAGCTCACAGGTATGTAGAAGCAGGTCATAAAAAAGGAAATGTTGTGATCGATATTTTCAAATAA
- a CDS encoding TetR/AcrR family transcriptional regulator: MTLKKKQKNSLAKTSKKGKKRKILSKDLVLEAAIGLADEFGIDELSMRNLALSLGVEAMSLYNHVKNKDELLDSMVDSVISKIVLPKIGGDWKTEMIKRANSARKVFILHPWVTLLVVSRMNVGEAMLTYFDTTLGCLHTAGFSLQEADHIINAIDSHIYGYVLQELNFPIESDDYAKKAAGFLPQLELSSFLHLTNLTKEVVARKYNGLHNFEFGLNLILGGLSNK, encoded by the coding sequence GTGACTCTAAAAAAGAAACAGAAAAATAGTTTAGCGAAGACTTCAAAAAAGGGCAAAAAACGAAAAATCCTCTCGAAAGACCTTGTTTTGGAAGCCGCAATCGGACTTGCTGATGAGTTTGGAATCGACGAATTGTCTATGAGAAACTTGGCATTGAGTTTAGGTGTGGAAGCCATGTCCCTATACAATCATGTAAAAAATAAGGACGAACTTTTAGATTCGATGGTTGATTCTGTGATTTCAAAGATCGTATTGCCAAAGATAGGTGGCGATTGGAAAACTGAAATGATTAAAAGGGCAAATTCTGCTCGTAAAGTATTTATTTTACATCCTTGGGTTACATTGCTTGTTGTTTCTCGAATGAATGTTGGGGAAGCTATGTTAACTTATTTTGATACAACACTTGGTTGTCTTCATACAGCGGGGTTTAGTTTGCAAGAAGCCGATCATATCATCAATGCAATTGACAGTCATATTTATGGATATGTATTACAAGAATTAAATTTTCCTATCGAATCAGATGACTATGCCAAAAAAGCAGCCGGTTTTCTTCCTCAATTAGAATTAAGTTCCTTCTTACATCTAACCAATTTAACCAAAGAAGTTGTCGCAAGAAAGTATAACGGATTACATAATTTTGAATTTGGTTTGAATTTGATCTTGGGTGGATTAAGTAATAAATAA
- a CDS encoding alginate export family protein encodes MYAYNQRVAMGLVSLGFFLFTLTLPLDAQFITPVKKEVPETPPPPPPQQQPPPPPAPPEEPPEYVSPLKGNLTGEYLKNLQVTAKQRKALQENTNLWFADRFRVGFGVRPKADSLYNTDFDRSTADNRNTASNQTQFYLIGDISPNVMFKLTFQDVRLWGGEIVNGTSDQKLGLISNSGNLVDTSKQKEVAINNYSGFREAFLDLKTTNQMFRVRTGRQILDYGDGRILGSRNDSLNGNSFDAIRSTLTIQKHSLDFFGALIGSENNANSLVSNNSTRVGGTGNASYYGAHYGFKPWDWLGIEIYNFTLYKQKLKATNTTANYGSDIYYRGPDQLNTSGFRLTNRTKGNMITSETGIDWMVEAAWQTGFTGERVSPDWINQTGTYATDKKTGESPPHSSPVRYKANIVAVQLGYTPVKEFRIGVQYVQASGDPNRNDGSVATYNPLFATRRMAGGGLPFAGNGNSGMVFWQNIKDYSIHIKYESSKWGTFIINPHWYYKVKLQDGYYDNNNYVAGSKATGETASTEDYFNTEAYNPNRPKLGRHVATEINFIYIVTPFDNVSFWFGASSLYAGDAIRNQKNNPYETDLYHRYDFKPNSSYFTFQSVFAI; translated from the coding sequence ATGTACGCATACAATCAGCGAGTTGCAATGGGTCTTGTGTCGCTAGGGTTTTTCCTATTCACTTTGACGTTACCATTGGATGCGCAGTTCATCACTCCGGTAAAAAAGGAAGTTCCAGAAACTCCCCCACCGCCTCCTCCACAACAACAACCGCCTCCACCTCCTGCCCCTCCAGAAGAACCACCAGAGTATGTAAGTCCTTTAAAAGGGAATTTGACAGGAGAATATTTAAAAAATCTTCAAGTTACCGCCAAACAAAGAAAGGCGCTACAGGAAAATACAAACCTTTGGTTTGCCGATCGCTTTCGGGTTGGATTTGGAGTGCGACCCAAGGCAGATTCATTATACAACACAGACTTTGATAGATCCACAGCCGATAATAGAAATACTGCCAGCAATCAAACTCAATTCTATTTAATCGGAGATATTTCTCCCAATGTAATGTTCAAACTCACCTTTCAAGATGTTAGGTTGTGGGGAGGAGAAATAGTTAATGGCACTTCTGATCAAAAATTAGGATTAATTTCTAATTCCGGCAATTTGGTAGACACTTCCAAACAAAAAGAAGTTGCGATCAATAATTACTCAGGATTTAGAGAAGCGTTTTTAGATTTAAAAACAACAAACCAAATGTTCCGAGTGAGAACTGGTCGTCAAATTTTAGATTATGGAGACGGTCGAATTTTAGGTTCGCGAAATGATAGTTTGAATGGAAATTCATTCGATGCCATTCGCTCCACTCTCACAATTCAAAAACATAGTTTAGATTTTTTTGGCGCCCTTATTGGATCGGAAAATAACGCAAACAGTTTGGTTTCCAATAATTCCACTCGAGTGGGCGGGACAGGAAATGCTTCTTATTATGGAGCTCATTATGGATTCAAACCTTGGGATTGGTTAGGGATTGAAATTTATAATTTTACACTTTATAAACAAAAACTAAAAGCCACAAATACAACTGCCAATTATGGATCTGATATCTATTACCGTGGGCCTGACCAACTCAATACTTCCGGATTTCGCCTAACAAATCGTACAAAAGGAAATATGATCACGAGTGAAACAGGGATCGACTGGATGGTGGAAGCAGCTTGGCAAACTGGATTTACTGGCGAACGAGTTTCCCCTGATTGGATCAATCAAACAGGGACTTATGCCACAGATAAAAAAACGGGAGAATCGCCTCCTCATTCCTCACCTGTACGATATAAGGCGAATATCGTTGCTGTACAATTAGGATACACTCCGGTAAAAGAATTTCGAATTGGCGTACAATATGTTCAAGCTTCAGGAGACCCCAACAGAAACGATGGAAGTGTGGCTACCTATAATCCACTTTTTGCAACAAGGAGGATGGCCGGCGGGGGACTACCGTTTGCAGGAAACGGAAATTCCGGGATGGTATTTTGGCAAAACATCAAAGACTATTCAATACACATCAAATATGAATCTTCAAAATGGGGAACCTTTATCATAAATCCCCACTGGTATTACAAAGTTAAACTTCAAGACGGTTATTACGATAACAATAATTATGTGGCAGGAAGCAAAGCAACCGGGGAAACAGCATCCACAGAAGATTATTTCAACACAGAAGCCTATAATCCTAACCGGCCAAAACTAGGAAGGCATGTGGCAACTGAAATCAATTTTATCTATATTGTAACTCCTTTCGATAATGTTTCCTTTTGGTTTGGGGCAAGCTCCCTTTATGCAGGTGATGCCATTCGAAACCAAAAAAACAACCCTTACGAAACGGATTTATACCATAGATATGATTTCAAACCGAACTCAAGTTATTTTACATTCCAAAGTGTCTTTGCAATTTAA
- a CDS encoding DUF1415 domain-containing protein codes for MPKEKSEWNADEVLNHTKEWILKSVIGLNLCPFAKPTFQSNTIRYTISQAKSETDLLSDLKSELLFLKEVDPKTIETTLLIHPYVLNDFLDQNDFLDEADFLLNQLDLEGIIQIANFHPEFQFAGKKKNDITNYVGRSPFQTLHLLREDSISRIVDTHPNIDSIFKNNRKKMKELGHEGWKNLEIFLSQ; via the coding sequence ATGCCGAAAGAAAAGTCAGAATGGAATGCAGATGAAGTGCTAAACCACACCAAAGAATGGATTCTAAAATCTGTGATTGGTCTAAATCTCTGTCCTTTTGCAAAACCAACCTTTCAATCAAATACAATTCGTTATACGATTAGTCAGGCAAAAAGTGAAACAGATTTACTCTCCGATTTAAAATCTGAGTTACTCTTCCTAAAAGAAGTAGATCCCAAGACGATAGAAACAACCTTACTCATCCATCCTTATGTTTTGAATGATTTTTTGGACCAAAATGATTTTTTAGATGAAGCAGATTTCCTTCTAAACCAATTGGATTTAGAAGGGATCATTCAAATAGCAAACTTTCATCCAGAGTTTCAATTCGCAGGAAAAAAGAAAAACGACATAACTAACTACGTAGGAAGATCCCCTTTTCAAACATTACATTTGTTACGCGAAGATAGTATTAGTAGAATCGTGGACACTCATCCGAATATTGACAGTATTTTTAAAAACAATCGAAAGAAAATGAAAGAACTTGGTCATGAAGGTTGGAAAAATCTCGAGATTTTTCTTTCCCAATAA
- a CDS encoding EboA domain-containing protein: protein MANLPTKFSQFLFEQSTEKEREWLEEKVKSNVLDLMTAFVAAPRFLSKKNISYDSKFSGSLVPEHPGFEVDGWSFVRLARVWLLLHIPSGPKEQFLKNIETLFDTAELNELVALYSALPLLAYPLEWLPRATDAVRSNMGFVFDAIALRNPYAELYFPESAWNQLVLKTIFNGKPIHLILGIDRRRNKELSIAVSDFMDERSAAGRRVPIQVWRLMGGASDEVLHSKLIPLFSSESKLEKEAAALLAFESKDPKIRSLLANEPDLELSIQNGDLDWSKLESIPE, encoded by the coding sequence ATGGCAAATCTTCCCACAAAATTTTCTCAATTCCTTTTTGAACAATCCACAGAGAAAGAACGTGAATGGTTAGAAGAAAAAGTCAAATCGAATGTTTTGGATTTGATGACTGCATTCGTTGCAGCTCCACGTTTTTTATCTAAAAAAAATATTTCTTATGATTCTAAATTTAGCGGGAGTTTAGTCCCGGAACATCCTGGATTTGAAGTGGATGGTTGGAGTTTTGTCCGATTAGCAAGAGTTTGGTTGCTTTTGCATATTCCTTCGGGCCCGAAAGAGCAGTTTCTTAAAAATATAGAAACATTGTTTGATACGGCAGAACTAAATGAATTAGTTGCTTTATACTCAGCTTTACCCCTCCTCGCATATCCTTTGGAATGGCTTCCCAGAGCCACAGATGCAGTTAGATCCAATATGGGATTTGTATTTGATGCCATAGCCCTTCGTAACCCCTACGCAGAACTTTATTTTCCTGAGTCTGCCTGGAACCAACTTGTACTGAAAACTATTTTTAATGGAAAACCAATTCATTTGATTTTGGGAATTGATCGTCGTAGGAACAAGGAACTATCCATCGCTGTATCTGATTTTATGGATGAAAGATCTGCTGCGGGAAGAAGGGTTCCAATTCAAGTTTGGAGACTGATGGGTGGTGCTTCGGATGAGGTTTTACATTCAAAACTCATTCCTTTGTTTTCTTCAGAATCGAAACTAGAAAAAGAGGCGGCAGCTCTTCTCGCCTTTGAATCCAAAGACCCTAAGATTCGTTCTTTACTCGCAAACGAACCAGATTTAGAATTATCAATACAAAATGGAGACTTGGATTGGTCTAAACTAGAGTCCATTCCTGAATAA
- a CDS encoding TatD family hydrolase: MCQKEIHQTKNPSHFESADLREDSPTHRDILWEDYEHLIKDMRFFDPHIHMVSRTTDDYQMMAKAGIVAIIEPAFWVGQPRTGLASFKDYYSSLVGWERFRSSQFGIKHYCTMGLNSREANNERLAEEVMEILPLFAYKEGVVGIGEIGFDDQTALEEKYYRLQLELAKKTSLPVQIHTPHRDKKRGTERSMSIALEHGLDPSWVVVDHNNEETVKSVLDQGFWAAFTIYPFTKMGNERMVSVVEQYGSERIMINSSADWGISDPLAIPKTAALMKQRGIPLEVIRMVTYQNAIDAFAKSGQIDVADFETEFQPDPNAKFHGNSILRGGQQPVVNKNSLLIQ, encoded by the coding sequence ATGTGCCAGAAAGAAATCCATCAAACAAAAAATCCTTCTCATTTTGAATCGGCGGACCTAAGAGAAGATTCTCCAACACATCGTGATATATTATGGGAGGATTATGAGCACCTAATCAAAGATATGCGATTCTTTGATCCTCATATCCATATGGTTTCAAGAACGACAGATGATTACCAAATGATGGCAAAAGCCGGAATTGTTGCTATCATTGAACCTGCCTTTTGGGTGGGTCAACCGAGAACCGGCCTTGCAAGTTTTAAAGACTATTATAGTAGTCTTGTTGGTTGGGAGAGGTTTCGTTCTTCCCAGTTTGGCATTAAACATTATTGTACTATGGGTTTAAATTCTAGAGAGGCAAATAACGAACGTCTTGCGGAAGAGGTAATGGAAATTTTGCCTCTTTTTGCTTATAAAGAGGGTGTTGTTGGAATTGGTGAAATTGGTTTTGATGACCAAACAGCTTTAGAAGAAAAGTATTATCGATTACAACTTGAACTTGCAAAAAAAACAAGTTTGCCAGTTCAAATTCATACCCCACACAGAGACAAAAAAAGAGGAACCGAAAGAAGTATGTCCATTGCCTTGGAACACGGTTTGGATCCTTCTTGGGTTGTGGTAGATCATAATAACGAAGAAACCGTAAAATCAGTGTTAGATCAAGGTTTTTGGGCAGCATTTACTATTTATCCATTCACTAAGATGGGAAATGAGAGGATGGTTTCTGTTGTTGAACAGTATGGATCTGAAAGGATTATGATCAACTCAAGTGCAGATTGGGGAATTTCAGATCCACTGGCGATTCCTAAAACAGCAGCTCTTATGAAACAAAGAGGGATTCCTTTGGAGGTAATCCGTATGGTCACTTATCAAAATGCCATTGATGCTTTTGCGAAAAGTGGACAAATTGATGTAGCCGATTTTGAGACGGAATTCCAGCCAGATCCGAATGCAAAATTTCATGGTAATTCGATCCTTCGTGGTGGTCAACAACCAGTGGTGAATAAAAACTCATTACTAATCCAATAG
- the eboC gene encoding UbiA-like protein EboC (EboC, a homolog the polyprenyltransferase UbiA, belongs to system of proteins involved in the trafficking of precursor metabolites to an extracytoplasmic compartment so that the biosynthesis of certain natural products, such as scytonemin, can be completed.), with amino-acid sequence MNLKAYLTLLRPANLVTAIADILAGMAIVGFVWNDKTPIFLLISTICLYGGGVVLNDYFDLAIDTKERPERPIPSGKVSGVSALIFGSILLGFGICFAFCYQIQSGWIAFCITILVLVYNRFAKHHPFFGPTVMGMCRGGNLLLGMSLVSGLKLPHIYLSLLPILYIAAITMISRDEVHGGKKTPLSFAGFLYLIVFGLLLFISFCLGNLLFSFPFVFLHLGMVIPPLYMAYRNPIGKNIGKAVKMGVISLIILDASFAASFGLLTLAIFILCLLPLSLVLAKYFSVT; translated from the coding sequence ATGAATTTAAAAGCCTATCTAACCTTACTTCGACCTGCGAACTTAGTCACTGCGATTGCCGATATTCTTGCCGGTATGGCAATCGTTGGTTTTGTTTGGAATGATAAAACTCCTATTTTTTTATTAATTTCCACCATTTGTTTGTATGGTGGTGGAGTTGTTCTGAATGATTATTTTGATCTAGCGATTGATACAAAAGAAAGACCAGAACGACCTATACCGAGTGGAAAAGTATCTGGGGTTTCTGCTTTGATTTTTGGAAGTATACTTTTGGGTTTTGGAATTTGTTTTGCATTCTGTTATCAAATACAAAGTGGTTGGATTGCTTTTTGTATTACAATTCTAGTCCTTGTTTATAATCGATTTGCCAAACACCATCCTTTCTTTGGACCTACTGTGATGGGAATGTGTCGAGGAGGTAATTTACTTCTTGGGATGAGTTTGGTTTCAGGACTAAAGTTGCCTCATATTTATCTTTCTTTACTTCCTATTTTGTATATTGCTGCCATCACGATGATCAGCCGAGATGAAGTTCATGGTGGTAAAAAAACTCCTTTGAGTTTTGCTGGATTCCTTTACCTGATTGTTTTTGGTTTATTGTTATTCATTTCGTTTTGTTTGGGGAATCTACTTTTTAGTTTTCCTTTTGTTTTTTTACACCTAGGAATGGTGATTCCTCCGCTTTATATGGCATACCGTAATCCAATAGGAAAAAATATTGGCAAAGCAGTGAAGATGGGTGTCATTTCTCTGATCATTCTTGATGCAAGTTTCGCGGCCAGTTTTGGATTGTTGACACTTGCGATTTTCATTCTTTGTTTATTACCACTTTCCTTAGTTTTGGCTAAATATTTTTCTGTTACATAA